The following are from one region of the Salvia splendens isolate huo1 chromosome 2, SspV2, whole genome shotgun sequence genome:
- the LOC121791460 gene encoding eukaryotic translation initiation factor 2 subunit beta-like: MAEDENQNVVKEEVKDDGGDIAPFDPSKKKKKKKPVAQELAEDDPVDTLTEKTESLSVSDGLETSFAGLKKKKKKAAHADLNEEKEAVGEDVDDTIGEDEEGEGIVLQQYPWEGSDRDYLYEELLGRVFNILRENNPELAGDRRRTVMRPPQVLREGTKKTVFVNFMDLCKSMHRQPEHVMTFLLAEMGTSGSLDGQQRLVVKGRFAPKNFEGILRRYINEYVICNGCKSPDTILSKENRLFFLRCEKCGSGRSVAQIKAGFVARVGRRKAGT, translated from the exons ATGGCAGAGGATGAAAATCAGAATGTGGTGAAAGAAGAGGTCAAGGATGATGGTGGTGAT ATAGCTCCATTTGACCcttcaaagaagaagaagaagaagaagccagTGGCTCAAGAACTAGCTGAAGATGATCCTGTTGATACTCTAACCGAGAAGACTGAGAGCTTGTCTG TTTCAGATGGTCTTGAAACTTCATTCGCTGGtctaaaaaagaagaagaagaaagcg GCGCATGCTGATCTGAATGAAGAGAAAGAAGCTGTAGGTGAAGATGTGGATG ATACAATTGGAgaggatgaggaaggagaaggaATTGTTTTGCAACAATACCCATGGGAAGGAAGTGATCGGGATTATTTATATGAGGAG CTACTTGGGAGGGTTTTTAACATTCTTCGTGAGAATAACCCTGAGCTTGCTGGGGATCGGCGCAGGACAGTTATGAGACCTCCCCAAGTACTCCGTGAAGGAACAAAGAAAACTgtttttgtgaattttatggATCTTTGCAAATC GATGCATAGGCAACCAGAGCATGTGATGACTTTCCTTCTGGCTGAAATGGGGACAAGTGGATCTCTTGATGGGCAACAAAGATTGGTTGTTAAAGGGAGGTTTGCTCCCAAGAATTTTGAGGGAATCTTGCGACGCTATATTA ATGAGTATGTCATATGCAATGGTTGCAAAAGTCCTGATACTATTCTTTCAAAGGAGAACCGACTCTTCTTCCTCAGATGCGAGAAG TGTGGTTCTGGGAGGTCCGTGGCTCAGATCAAGGCTGGATTTGTGGCTCGTGTTGGTCGTCGGAAAGCTGGAACATGA